In one window of Phycisphaerales bacterium DNA:
- the atpG gene encoding ATP synthase F1 subunit gamma, whose product MAKTREIKKRIKAVKNIQRITRTMQMIATSKFAKSQSRAEATKPYTEGIFELVQELAATAGNVSHPLIEGPESGFRDDAQPLTLVITSDRGLCGPYNGSVLRTAIKQLRSEGALGSARVEVVGKKGVAFMKFNGVNVHRHHTQFGDRPEFEDVQELAQHYIELFEAGRITGVNLVYMRYQSVARQSPAVVQLLPLKPPAVEKQEEGFSAQYEFSPDAEGLLAELLPETVKTTLFQAFNDAVVSENIARMVAMKAATDNAGKMGKALKRKFNRARQAQITTELNEIVSGAAALG is encoded by the coding sequence ATGGCCAAGACCCGTGAGATCAAGAAGCGCATCAAGGCGGTCAAGAACATCCAGCGGATCACCCGCACGATGCAGATGATCGCCACCAGCAAGTTCGCCAAGAGCCAGAGCCGGGCCGAGGCGACCAAGCCCTATACCGAGGGCATCTTCGAGCTCGTCCAGGAGCTGGCCGCCACGGCGGGCAACGTCAGCCACCCGCTGATCGAGGGCCCCGAGAGCGGCTTCCGCGACGACGCCCAGCCCCTCACGCTGGTCATCACCAGCGACCGCGGCCTGTGCGGCCCCTACAACGGCTCGGTGCTCCGCACCGCCATCAAGCAGCTGCGCTCCGAGGGCGCCCTGGGCAGCGCCCGCGTCGAGGTCGTGGGCAAGAAGGGCGTGGCCTTCATGAAGTTCAACGGCGTGAACGTGCACCGCCACCACACCCAGTTCGGCGACCGCCCCGAGTTCGAGGACGTCCAGGAACTGGCTCAGCACTACATCGAGCTGTTCGAGGCCGGCCGCATCACGGGCGTCAACCTCGTCTACATGCGATACCAGAGCGTGGCCCGCCAGAGCCCGGCCGTCGTGCAGCTCCTGCCGCTCAAGCCACCGGCGGTCGAGAAGCAGGAAGAGGGCTTCTCGGCCCAGTACGAGTTCAGTCCCGATGCCGAGGGCCTGCTGGCCGAGCTCCTGCCCGAGACGGTCAAGACCACGCTGTTCCAGGCGTTCAACGACGCCGTGGTGAGCGAGAACATCGCCCGAATGGTGGCGATGAAGGCCGCGACCGACAACGCCGGCAAGATGGGCAAGGCCCTGAAGCGCAAGTTCAACCGCGCCCGCCAGGCCCAGATCACCACCGAGCTGAACGAGATCGTGTCGGGCGCCGCGGCGCTGGGCTGA
- a CDS encoding RsmD family RNA methyltransferase, with the protein MRIIGGQYKRTILKGPPDDKTTRPLPDRVRESIFNMLQGHLVEGPSVFDVFAGTGSFGLEAISRGATRAVFVERDRKIREILRANIAKIGATAMTEIVEGDALGPLAHARCPNPVTIVMMDPPYPLARDPRSWQRVLAQAGKLVQKLTDDGYLLLRTPWPFLQLPEADPAEPEPIRGKRGKRTPEKEEVISLNLDDGSLDTQDVDEIEAMFEAIAAGEVIEEDDEGPKFIDGPLEIAGAVGPETHEYGTTAVHWYQRAQ; encoded by the coding sequence ATGCGCATCATCGGCGGTCAGTACAAGCGGACGATCCTGAAGGGCCCCCCGGACGACAAGACGACCAGGCCGCTGCCCGATCGCGTGCGCGAGTCGATCTTCAACATGCTCCAGGGGCACCTGGTCGAGGGGCCAAGCGTCTTCGACGTGTTCGCGGGCACGGGCTCGTTTGGGCTCGAGGCCATCAGCCGCGGCGCGACGCGGGCGGTGTTCGTCGAGCGTGATCGGAAGATCCGTGAGATCCTGCGGGCCAACATCGCCAAGATCGGCGCGACGGCGATGACCGAGATCGTCGAGGGCGATGCGCTGGGGCCGTTGGCGCACGCGCGGTGCCCGAATCCGGTGACGATCGTCATGATGGACCCGCCCTACCCGCTGGCCCGAGACCCAAGGAGCTGGCAACGCGTGCTGGCCCAGGCGGGCAAGCTGGTGCAGAAGCTCACCGACGACGGCTACCTGCTGCTGCGCACGCCCTGGCCGTTCCTGCAACTGCCCGAGGCCGATCCCGCCGAGCCCGAGCCCATCCGCGGTAAGCGCGGCAAGCGCACGCCCGAGAAGGAAGAGGTCATCTCACTGAACCTCGACGATGGCTCGCTGGACACCCAGGACGTCGACGAGATCGAGGCGATGTTCGAGGCCATCGCGGCGGGTGAAGTGATCGAGGAGGATGACGAGGGCCCGAAGTTCATCGACGGGCCGCTTGAGATCGCCGGGGCGGTCGGGCCGGAAACGCACGAGTATGGGACGACGGCTGTGCATTGGTATCAGCGAGCGCAGTAA
- a CDS encoding hemolysin family protein — MSAMVWFWIAVVAAFIGCVFAVLHQTLRHAHRVAGEDWLRGIADDAKRAQIRTILDKADVSAGAIALPRIAFSLLVPVAVVLHLSLLLNDRDAGGGIDVGWLSLVLGIAIASPILWVTNMALPAAIARHAWGPTLRCSAPLIRGLMIPLRPFAGLYLFFDEVVRRLAGADSDENDRAEAEILSAVEQAERFGGVDETERDMIEAVVEFRSTSVDEIMTPRTAIEALEYTDDLAEVKRYVRDSHHSRIPVYRDNLDTIAGFLYAKDLLKWLAEPGNGHAEHFHLQDILRTALFIPETKTVRELLREMIQSRVHIAMVADEYGGTAGLVTIEDIVEEVFGEIHDEYEDAPEDEPEVKIDLEKRTAEIDAQAHIDDANDALRPLNVVLPEEDDYDTVGGYVSTRLGRIPDIGDAWVEGDVRLIVISAEQTRVRRVRLELVGEPAAVSSDDAEGSSAK; from the coding sequence ATGAGCGCCATGGTGTGGTTCTGGATCGCGGTCGTTGCGGCGTTCATTGGTTGCGTGTTCGCCGTGCTACACCAGACGCTGCGGCACGCGCACCGCGTGGCGGGCGAGGATTGGCTGCGTGGCATCGCCGACGACGCGAAGCGGGCGCAGATACGCACGATCCTGGACAAGGCCGATGTCTCGGCGGGCGCGATCGCCTTACCACGCATTGCGTTCAGCCTGCTCGTCCCGGTTGCCGTGGTGCTGCACCTCTCGCTGCTGTTGAATGATCGCGATGCGGGCGGCGGTATCGATGTGGGCTGGCTTTCGCTCGTGCTTGGCATCGCCATCGCATCGCCGATATTGTGGGTCACCAACATGGCGCTGCCGGCGGCGATCGCCCGTCATGCATGGGGACCGACGCTGCGGTGCTCGGCTCCCTTGATTCGCGGGCTGATGATTCCCCTGCGGCCATTCGCGGGGCTGTATCTGTTCTTCGACGAGGTAGTCCGCCGTCTGGCGGGCGCCGACAGCGACGAGAACGATCGGGCCGAGGCCGAAATCCTGAGCGCGGTCGAGCAGGCCGAGCGGTTTGGCGGGGTCGATGAGACCGAACGCGACATGATCGAAGCGGTGGTCGAGTTCCGCTCGACGAGCGTCGACGAGATCATGACGCCACGAACGGCCATCGAAGCACTCGAGTACACCGACGACCTGGCCGAAGTAAAGCGATACGTCCGCGATAGCCACCACAGCCGCATTCCGGTCTATCGCGACAACCTGGACACCATCGCCGGCTTCCTGTATGCCAAGGATCTCCTCAAGTGGCTCGCCGAACCGGGCAACGGCCACGCCGAGCACTTCCACCTCCAGGACATCCTGCGCACGGCCCTGTTCATCCCAGAGACGAAGACCGTTCGCGAATTGCTGCGAGAGATGATCCAGAGCCGCGTGCACATCGCCATGGTGGCCGACGAATACGGCGGAACGGCCGGCCTGGTCACCATCGAGGACATCGTCGAAGAGGTCTTCGGCGAGATCCATGACGAGTACGAAGACGCGCCCGAGGACGAGCCGGAGGTCAAGATCGACCTCGAGAAGCGCACCGCCGAGATCGACGCCCAGGCCCACATCGACGACGCCAACGACGCCCTGCGGCCGCTGAACGTCGTGCTGCCCGAAGAGGACGATTACGACACCGTGGGCGGCTACGTGTCGACGCGGCTTGGTCGCATCCCCGACATCGGCGACGCCTGGGTCGAAGGCGACGTCCGGTTGATCGTCATCAGCGCCGAGCAGACCCGCGTGCGACGCGTCCGGCTGGAGCTGGTCGGCGAGCCCGCCGCGGTGAGCTCCGACGATGCCGAGGGATCCAGCGCGAAGTAA
- the ybeY gene encoding rRNA maturation RNase YbeY: MLVHLDHETPAAADDPEPASSAEEPPERSGEVGRLIVDLCTSSLTDAKLGHSSRTWLTEHVVLVANRLGVEGELRIRVVDDDEMARAHERHMGDPTTTDVMTFDLAEGAAERGAPVDADLLVCLDEAARNARERGHAVERELLLYIVHGMLHCLGHDDHDESSYQRMHALEDELLEAIGVGATFRPATGGRPS, translated from the coding sequence ATGCTCGTCCATCTCGATCACGAAACGCCTGCGGCAGCCGACGACCCCGAGCCGGCGAGTAGCGCTGAAGAGCCCCCCGAACGCTCGGGCGAGGTCGGCCGTCTCATTGTTGATCTGTGCACCAGTTCGCTGACCGACGCAAAGTTGGGCCACTCGTCGCGAACGTGGCTCACCGAGCACGTCGTGCTGGTGGCCAACCGCCTTGGCGTGGAGGGCGAACTCCGCATCCGGGTGGTGGACGATGACGAGATGGCCCGGGCCCACGAACGGCACATGGGCGACCCCACCACGACCGACGTGATGACGTTCGACCTGGCCGAGGGCGCCGCCGAACGCGGCGCGCCCGTCGATGCCGATCTTCTGGTCTGCCTGGATGAGGCGGCCCGCAATGCTCGCGAGCGTGGCCATGCCGTCGAGCGAGAATTGCTGCTGTACATCGTGCACGGCATGTTGCATTGCCTGGGACACGACGACCACGATGAGTCGTCGTATCAGCGCATGCACGCGCTTGAGGACGAACTCCTTGAGGCGATCGGCGTTGGCGCGACATTCAGGCCTGCGACCGGGGGGCGCCCGTCATGA